A stretch of the Arthrobacter stackebrandtii genome encodes the following:
- a CDS encoding siderophore-interacting protein — translation MSSTVEERAVDAVAGAGGAAGDGIRPIRAFELEVSAVEQLTPHFRRITFRGADLDLFGSNADGQTLDLRIKVMIPSPGHPLPALSADRGSLRDDWYQKWRELDESVRGVMRTYTVRALRPAVAAAGGRPAVPAELDVDFVLHLDSGQADGSPGAASGPAAEWAAAAQPGDAMTVIGPCARWGDCVGIEFAPGSAERVLLVGDETAVPAIAAILENLPEHVSGHAVLEVPSAADFLDLSVPPGVEVRWLARGDGAHGESLARSVGTIVVPAACDVGEEPEDVDVDATILWETPAASSGHGLYAWLAGEAATIRGLRRYLVRDVGMDRNSVAFMGYWRKGQALPG, via the coding sequence ATGAGTTCAACGGTTGAGGAACGGGCTGTGGATGCAGTGGCCGGGGCCGGCGGTGCGGCAGGGGATGGGATTCGGCCCATCCGTGCCTTTGAGCTTGAAGTCAGTGCCGTGGAGCAGCTGACGCCGCACTTCCGGCGGATCACCTTTCGGGGCGCCGATTTGGACTTGTTTGGCTCCAATGCCGACGGGCAGACCCTGGACCTGCGCATCAAGGTCATGATCCCCTCGCCGGGGCACCCGCTGCCGGCGCTCAGCGCGGACCGCGGCTCGCTGCGGGACGACTGGTACCAAAAGTGGCGAGAGCTGGATGAGTCCGTGCGCGGAGTCATGCGCACCTACACCGTCCGGGCCCTGCGCCCTGCGGTTGCCGCCGCGGGCGGGCGTCCGGCAGTTCCGGCCGAACTGGACGTCGACTTTGTCCTGCACCTGGACTCTGGGCAGGCAGACGGCAGCCCGGGTGCCGCATCAGGGCCGGCCGCCGAATGGGCCGCCGCAGCGCAGCCCGGTGACGCCATGACGGTCATCGGCCCGTGCGCACGCTGGGGCGACTGCGTGGGGATCGAGTTTGCGCCGGGTTCTGCTGAGAGGGTCCTGCTGGTGGGCGACGAGACGGCCGTTCCCGCGATCGCCGCCATCCTGGAAAACCTGCCGGAGCATGTGAGCGGCCACGCCGTGCTGGAGGTTCCCTCGGCAGCGGACTTCCTGGACCTGAGCGTGCCGCCGGGTGTTGAGGTGCGCTGGCTGGCGCGTGGGGACGGGGCCCACGGTGAGTCGCTGGCCCGGAGCGTTGGGACCATTGTTGTCCCCGCCGCCTGCGATGTTGGCGAGGAGCCCGAGGACGTGGATGTTGATGCCACGATCCTCTGGGAAACCCCTGCCGCTTCGTCCGGGCACGGCCTGTATGCGTGGCTGGCGGGGGAGGCGGCAACCATCCGGGGGCTGCGCCGCTACCTGGTGCGCGATGTCGGCATGGACAGGAATTCGGTGGCCTTCATGGGGTATTGGCGCAAGGGCCAGGCCCTGCCGGGATAG
- a CDS encoding HU family DNA-binding protein, giving the protein MAKNRSELVAEVAAKAETSQTAVNSVLDALFSVFESSVAAGEKITIPGWLSVERTDRAARTGRNPQTGETIQIAAGHSVKLSAGSKLKAAVKK; this is encoded by the coding sequence ATGGCTAAGAACCGTAGCGAACTGGTTGCTGAAGTTGCTGCAAAGGCTGAGACCAGCCAGACCGCAGTGAACAGCGTTTTGGATGCACTCTTCTCCGTTTTCGAGAGCTCCGTTGCAGCCGGCGAAAAGATCACCATCCCGGGCTGGCTCTCCGTTGAGCGCACCGACCGTGCAGCTCGCACCGGCCGCAACCCGCAGACCGGTGAGACCATTCAGATCGCCGCAGGCCACAGCGTCAAGCTGTCCGCCGGCTCCAAGCTGAAGGCTGCTGTCAAGAAGTAA
- a CDS encoding amidohydrolase family protein — MSPAAVQTITNALIFDGTSPELVAGSIVMRDGAIAAVGQVAPEGEVLDASGKVVVPGLIDAHFHAYAVGLGGMEVERGPLSYAALAGSLRLGKALRRGFTTVRDVAGGDIGLAKAVREGLFASPRYLFTGPALSQTGGHGDPRAEDLDLCFSHGHMCDVVDGVDELRKAVRNRFRTGAHAIKIMTSGGVVSLTDPIRVPQYSAEEIRAVTEEAGRRNRYVAAHAYSPEAIRHSVENGVRSIEHGNLLDAETAALMAAHGSFLVPTLAAYYAMDRFGEELGLHPVSQAKNVEVLSAGKTAIELALAAGVKVGFGSDLMGALETEQLAGVRLQVEAAGMLETLRSMTSVNAELLQDPLIGRIGVGAHADVLVLDGNPFEDASVLWDESRPRTVIQAGRVVA; from the coding sequence GTGAGCCCTGCTGCTGTCCAAACCATCACCAATGCGCTGATCTTTGACGGCACCTCGCCCGAGCTGGTGGCCGGTTCCATCGTCATGCGCGACGGCGCCATCGCGGCGGTTGGGCAGGTGGCCCCGGAAGGGGAGGTGCTCGATGCGTCCGGGAAGGTGGTGGTCCCGGGGCTCATCGATGCGCACTTCCACGCGTACGCCGTCGGGCTTGGCGGCATGGAAGTGGAGCGCGGCCCCCTGAGCTACGCCGCCCTGGCCGGATCGCTGCGCCTGGGCAAGGCGCTGCGCCGCGGCTTCACCACGGTGCGCGACGTGGCCGGCGGTGACATCGGCCTGGCAAAGGCCGTGCGCGAGGGACTGTTTGCCTCGCCGCGCTACCTGTTCACCGGCCCGGCGCTGAGCCAGACCGGCGGGCACGGGGATCCACGCGCCGAGGACCTTGACCTGTGCTTCAGCCACGGCCACATGTGCGACGTTGTGGACGGTGTGGATGAGCTGCGCAAGGCCGTCCGCAACCGCTTCCGCACGGGCGCGCACGCCATCAAGATCATGACCTCCGGCGGGGTGGTCTCGCTGACCGACCCGATCCGCGTGCCGCAGTATTCGGCCGAGGAGATCAGGGCCGTGACCGAGGAGGCGGGGCGCCGGAACCGCTATGTGGCCGCGCATGCCTATTCGCCCGAGGCCATCCGGCATTCGGTGGAGAACGGGGTGCGGAGCATTGAGCACGGCAACCTGCTGGACGCGGAAACCGCCGCGCTGATGGCCGCGCACGGCAGTTTCCTGGTGCCCACCCTGGCCGCCTACTACGCGATGGACCGCTTCGGCGAAGAACTGGGGCTGCACCCCGTATCGCAGGCGAAGAATGTGGAGGTGCTCTCCGCCGGCAAGACCGCGATTGAGCTGGCGCTCGCAGCCGGCGTCAAGGTGGGCTTCGGATCGGACCTCATGGGAGCGCTGGAAACCGAGCAGCTGGCCGGCGTGCGGCTGCAGGTCGAGGCCGCCGGGATGCTCGAAACGCTGAGGTCCATGACATCGGTCAATGCGGAGCTGCTGCAGGACCCGCTGATTGGGCGGATCGGCGTGGGCGCCCATGCCGACGTGCTGGTCCTGGACGGCAACCCCTTTGAGGACGCCTCCGTGCTGTGGGACGAGTCGCGCCCGCGAACGGTCATACAAGCTGGCCGCGTGGTGGCCTGA
- a CDS encoding SGNH/GDSL hydrolase family protein: MEFSQRYVALGDSFTEGLGDTDAALPNQVRGWADRAAEQLALAHSEESWGYANLAIRGKKMRQILSEQIDAAVALNPTLVTIYAGINDILRPKVDIDAMIAGYSDGLGKLAATGTRLLIFTGYDASSSKVFSSIRGRTAVYNELVREVAETHGAELVDYWRFREYNDWRLWGIDRMHMSTPGHINMANRVLEQIGETVRIPLPELPPIPVKTSAEVLKDNAAWTREYVGPWVSRRLRGVSSGDNLSARYPALRSPLA, translated from the coding sequence GTGGAATTTTCGCAACGGTACGTGGCATTGGGCGATTCATTCACGGAGGGCCTCGGCGACACGGACGCGGCCCTGCCCAACCAGGTCCGCGGCTGGGCGGACCGGGCGGCTGAGCAGCTGGCACTGGCCCATTCGGAGGAGAGCTGGGGCTACGCCAACCTCGCGATCCGCGGCAAGAAGATGAGGCAGATCCTCTCCGAGCAGATCGACGCGGCTGTGGCCCTGAATCCCACACTCGTCACCATCTACGCCGGCATCAACGACATCCTGCGCCCCAAGGTGGACATTGACGCCATGATCGCCGGGTACTCTGACGGACTGGGCAAGCTGGCGGCAACGGGCACGCGCCTGCTCATTTTCACCGGCTACGACGCCAGCTCCTCGAAGGTCTTCTCCAGCATCCGCGGACGCACCGCCGTCTACAACGAACTGGTCCGCGAGGTTGCCGAGACCCACGGCGCCGAACTTGTGGACTACTGGCGCTTCCGGGAGTACAACGACTGGCGCCTGTGGGGGATCGACCGCATGCACATGTCCACCCCCGGACACATCAACATGGCCAACCGCGTGTTGGAGCAGATCGGTGAAACCGTGCGCATCCCCCTCCCCGAGCTGCCGCCCATTCCCGTCAAGACCTCGGCGGAGGTCCTCAAGGACAACGCCGCCTGGACCAGGGAATACGTGGGGCCCTGGGTCAGCCGCCGCCTGCGCGGGGTTTCCTCGGGCGACAATCTCAGCGCCCGGTACCCGGCCCTGCGCAGCCCGCTCGCCTGA
- a CDS encoding MarR family winged helix-turn-helix transcriptional regulator: MASPDDAPDLGELFHAAFRGLRRTWAEQLAPWELTPHQWRALMTLLRGRGGSGRPGSACDVAADVRLKDLADRLRIAPRSATEVVDQLEVKGLVRREPDPTDRRATLIVATGAGKKLFADVQAERRDKSSEYFARLSPEDRAELARILAQLPH, encoded by the coding sequence ATGGCTTCCCCTGACGATGCGCCGGACCTTGGCGAACTTTTTCACGCTGCATTCCGCGGCCTGCGCCGCACCTGGGCCGAGCAGCTGGCCCCCTGGGAGCTGACCCCGCACCAGTGGCGGGCGCTCATGACCCTGCTCCGTGGGCGCGGCGGCTCCGGCCGCCCAGGCTCCGCCTGCGACGTTGCGGCGGACGTCCGACTGAAGGACCTGGCGGACCGGCTGCGCATCGCCCCCCGTTCCGCCACCGAGGTGGTGGACCAGTTGGAGGTCAAGGGGCTGGTCCGGCGGGAACCGGACCCCACGGACCGGCGGGCAACACTGATTGTGGCCACCGGTGCCGGGAAAAAGCTCTTCGCGGACGTCCAGGCGGAGCGCCGCGACAAGTCAAGCGAGTACTTTGCCCGGCTCTCCCCCGAGGACCGCGCCGAACTGGCAAGAATCCTGGCCCAACTCCCCCACTAA
- a CDS encoding VOC family protein, which produces MTVRLNPYLNFRDSARGAMEFYHSIFGGTLDLSTYAEMPMFDDPAEGNKIMHAMLTGDNDIVLMGADVPNSMEISANSSVSLSGDDETVLRGWWDALSDGATIGEPLTKAPWGDTFGMLTDKFGVPWMVNIAGTPGEGQA; this is translated from the coding sequence ATGACAGTACGCCTCAACCCCTACCTGAACTTCCGCGACAGCGCCCGCGGCGCCATGGAGTTCTACCATTCAATCTTCGGCGGCACCCTGGACCTGAGCACCTACGCCGAGATGCCCATGTTTGACGACCCCGCCGAGGGCAACAAGATCATGCACGCCATGCTGACCGGCGACAACGACATCGTCCTGATGGGCGCCGACGTCCCCAACAGCATGGAAATCAGTGCCAACTCCAGTGTCTCCCTCAGCGGTGACGACGAGACGGTGCTGCGCGGCTGGTGGGACGCCCTTTCCGACGGCGCCACGATCGGCGAGCCCCTCACCAAGGCCCCGTGGGGCGACACCTTCGGCATGCTGACCGACAAGTTCGGCGTGCCGTGGATGGTCAACATTGCCGGCACCCCCGGGGAAGGACAGGCGTGA
- the rpmB gene encoding 50S ribosomal protein L28: MAAHCQVTGAEPGFGHSISHSHRRNKRRFDPNIQKKRYWVPSLRRNVTLQVSAKGIKVIDVRGIDAVVAQILARGVKL; encoded by the coding sequence ATGGCAGCACACTGCCAGGTGACCGGAGCCGAGCCGGGCTTTGGGCATAGCATTTCGCACTCGCACCGCCGCAACAAGCGCCGGTTCGATCCGAACATTCAGAAGAAGCGCTACTGGGTTCCGTCCCTGCGCCGCAATGTGACCCTGCAGGTTTCTGCCAAGGGCATCAAGGTCATCGATGTACGCGGTATTGACGCCGTTGTTGCACAGATTCTGGCACGTGGGGTGAAGCTCTAA
- a CDS encoding FecCD family ABC transporter permease, which produces MGGMAVLVFALLAVNVLLGSFTVTVPDLLAMLGGENIPGASFIVMENKLPQALLGLLAGASFGVAGAVFQTMLRNPLASPDIIGISYGASAAAVAAVVLFGIRGGGVSAAAIVGALLVALLISVLARGRGGTGLILVGIGAAAFMQAVVTFLMSRADISSAQELMVWLTGSLNSANWERVGILAVALVVLAPLVALGGRELRGLSLGDDTAAGLGFNVPRARLLLIVLGVLLAAFPTAAAGPIAFVAFLSGPIAKRLNGGAASLPLSGLVGAAIVLAAHFAAVNAVPGTSLPVGVVTGALGAPFLLWLLISSNRANQGG; this is translated from the coding sequence ATGGGCGGCATGGCCGTGCTGGTGTTCGCGCTGTTGGCCGTGAACGTCCTGCTGGGAAGTTTCACTGTCACCGTTCCCGATCTTCTGGCCATGCTGGGCGGGGAGAACATTCCCGGTGCCAGCTTCATCGTCATGGAAAACAAGCTGCCGCAGGCGCTGCTGGGGCTGCTTGCGGGGGCATCGTTTGGTGTGGCCGGTGCGGTGTTCCAGACCATGCTGCGCAACCCGCTGGCCAGCCCGGACATCATCGGCATCAGCTACGGGGCCAGCGCCGCGGCGGTGGCCGCCGTGGTGCTTTTTGGGATTCGCGGGGGCGGTGTTTCGGCGGCGGCAATCGTCGGGGCGCTCCTGGTGGCGCTGCTGATCTCCGTCCTGGCGCGCGGCCGGGGCGGCACAGGCCTGATCCTGGTGGGGATTGGAGCGGCGGCGTTCATGCAGGCTGTGGTCACCTTCCTGATGTCCCGGGCGGACATCAGCAGCGCCCAGGAGCTCATGGTGTGGCTGACGGGGTCGCTGAACTCGGCGAACTGGGAGCGCGTGGGCATCCTGGCCGTCGCGCTGGTGGTGCTGGCGCCGCTGGTTGCCCTTGGCGGGCGCGAGCTACGCGGTTTGTCGCTGGGCGACGACACCGCAGCCGGGCTCGGCTTCAACGTGCCGCGGGCCCGCCTGCTGCTGATCGTCCTCGGCGTGCTGCTTGCGGCATTCCCCACCGCCGCCGCGGGACCGATCGCCTTCGTGGCGTTCCTGTCCGGACCCATCGCCAAGCGGCTGAACGGGGGAGCGGCGAGCCTGCCGCTGTCCGGACTGGTGGGGGCGGCCATTGTGCTGGCCGCCCACTTTGCCGCCGTCAACGCCGTCCCTGGAACGTCGCTGCCGGTGGGCGTTGTCACGGGTGCGCTCGGGGCACCGTTCCTGCTGTGGCTGCTCATTTCATCCAACCGTGCCAACCAAGGAGGCTGA
- a CDS encoding ABC transporter ATP-binding protein — protein MAFTTQQRAAGLSAGNPAGQLRAATLSASGLTLGYGDRQIVDQLDVELPAGKVTIIVGANACGKSTLLRGLARLLAPSAGVVHLNGADIHKVPTRKLARELGILPQSPTAPDGISVADLVGRGRSPHQGWFRQWTAADDDAVAAALNVTGTAELAGRNIDELSGGQRQRVWIAMALAQETEVLLLDEPTTYLDLAHQVEVLDVVSELNARRGITVAIVLHDLNLAARYADHLVAMKSGAIVAQGAPSTVLTAELVQEVFGLESVVVADPVVGTPMVVPIGRRAALLADAAAKKLQDLEMVPESEGVQA, from the coding sequence ATGGCTTTCACAACACAACAGCGTGCCGCCGGTCTTTCTGCCGGAAATCCTGCCGGCCAACTGCGCGCCGCAACCCTGTCCGCCAGCGGCCTGACACTGGGCTACGGGGACCGGCAGATTGTGGACCAGCTGGACGTGGAACTGCCCGCAGGGAAGGTGACCATCATTGTGGGAGCCAACGCCTGCGGCAAATCCACGCTGCTGAGAGGGCTGGCCAGGCTGCTGGCGCCAAGTGCCGGCGTCGTGCATCTGAACGGGGCCGACATCCACAAGGTGCCCACCCGCAAGCTGGCGCGCGAGCTTGGCATTCTGCCGCAATCGCCCACGGCGCCGGACGGCATCAGCGTTGCCGACCTGGTGGGGCGGGGACGCAGCCCGCACCAGGGCTGGTTCCGGCAGTGGACGGCGGCCGACGACGACGCCGTGGCCGCCGCGCTCAACGTCACCGGCACGGCCGAGCTGGCCGGGCGCAACATTGACGAGCTGTCCGGCGGGCAGCGCCAGCGTGTGTGGATCGCCATGGCGCTGGCGCAGGAAACAGAGGTGCTGCTGCTGGACGAACCCACAACCTACCTGGACCTGGCGCACCAGGTGGAGGTGCTGGACGTGGTCTCCGAGCTCAATGCACGGCGCGGGATCACGGTGGCGATTGTGCTCCACGACCTCAACCTGGCTGCGCGTTACGCGGACCACCTGGTCGCCATGAAATCAGGTGCAATCGTGGCTCAGGGGGCGCCGTCCACGGTGCTGACGGCGGAGCTGGTGCAGGAAGTCTTCGGGCTGGAATCGGTGGTGGTGGCAGACCCCGTGGTGGGCACGCCCATGGTGGTGCCCATTGGGCGCCGGGCGGCCCTGCTGGCGGATGCCGCGGCAAAGAAGTTGCAGGATCTTGAGATGGTTCCCGAATCGGAAGGTGTGCAGGCATGA
- the rpsN gene encoding 30S ribosomal protein S14, whose protein sequence is MAKKSMIAKNEQRKVIVERYAEKRLALKKALVNPASTPEEREAARLGLQKLPRNASPVRVRNRDAIDGRPRGTLQKFGISRVRFRKMAHAGELPGIKKSSW, encoded by the coding sequence ATGGCCAAGAAGTCCATGATCGCGAAGAACGAGCAGCGCAAGGTCATCGTAGAGCGTTACGCCGAAAAGCGTCTCGCCCTCAAGAAGGCCCTCGTTAACCCCGCCTCCACTCCGGAAGAGCGCGAAGCAGCCCGCCTGGGCCTGCAGAAGCTCCCCCGCAACGCCTCACCGGTACGCGTTCGCAACCGCGACGCCATCGACGGCCGCCCGCGTGGAACGCTCCAGAAGTTCGGCATCTCCCGTGTACGCTTCCGCAAGATGGCGCACGCTGGCGAACTGCCCGGCATCAAGAAGTCCAGCTGGTAA
- a CDS encoding MFS transporter: MSSPATIWGGQYRGATLGFFGLAFMVAYSFAAVTTAMPAAARELDGLPLYGLAFGITMATSIVSMTLAAHWIDRSGPQMPLLAGVGIYVLGMFLSAWAPTMELLVAARALTGFGSGLDGVALYVGIARVFPAHLRPKMFGALAAAWLLPSIVGPALSGVVTDHFGWRWVFGTVPVLAIAAVALLLRGSRGSGMNVAGEDAVPRTTAMPGSRWSARLWWKPAWAVVASASVLMLGDATTLVQPWWPAQLGAAVVLLAVAVNVLLPRGMWRAAHGLPSLILMRGLMGTGFTIADVYLPLFMIDQRGLPAWLAGLSLTVGGITWAVGAWLAGRGTLRPGQSLRWGAAFMLFGMLVAALVLIPGWPVWIAWVGWAAAGFGIGVAYPTQSVVVLGESAPSEQGANASALQLSETLLTATMLAVVGAVFAALLGLGEAGYAMAFGVACALGLGTLLVSRRAAAGQA; the protein is encoded by the coding sequence GTGAGCTCCCCCGCGACCATCTGGGGCGGGCAGTACCGTGGCGCCACCCTGGGATTTTTCGGCCTGGCATTCATGGTGGCCTACTCCTTCGCCGCCGTCACGACGGCCATGCCGGCGGCCGCCAGGGAGCTCGACGGGCTGCCGCTCTACGGCCTGGCGTTTGGCATCACCATGGCCACCTCCATTGTTTCGATGACCCTTGCCGCCCATTGGATTGACCGGTCCGGGCCCCAGATGCCACTGCTGGCCGGCGTGGGCATCTATGTGCTGGGCATGTTCCTTTCCGCGTGGGCCCCCACCATGGAACTGCTGGTGGCGGCGCGCGCCCTGACCGGTTTCGGTTCCGGGCTCGACGGCGTCGCCCTCTACGTGGGCATCGCCCGGGTCTTCCCGGCGCACCTGAGGCCCAAGATGTTTGGCGCCCTGGCCGCTGCCTGGCTCTTGCCCTCCATCGTTGGGCCCGCCTTGAGCGGTGTGGTCACCGACCACTTTGGCTGGCGCTGGGTGTTTGGCACCGTACCCGTCCTGGCCATTGCCGCCGTGGCCCTTCTGCTGCGCGGCAGCCGTGGCAGCGGCATGAATGTGGCTGGGGAGGATGCCGTGCCCCGCACGACGGCGATGCCCGGCTCCCGCTGGTCCGCCCGCCTTTGGTGGAAGCCGGCCTGGGCGGTGGTGGCGTCCGCCTCGGTGCTGATGCTCGGCGATGCCACGACCCTCGTGCAGCCGTGGTGGCCCGCCCAGCTGGGTGCCGCCGTCGTGCTTCTTGCGGTGGCCGTGAATGTCCTGCTGCCGAGGGGAATGTGGCGGGCGGCGCACGGCCTGCCCTCGCTCATCCTGATGCGCGGGCTGATGGGCACCGGTTTCACGATTGCTGACGTCTACCTGCCGCTGTTCATGATCGACCAGCGCGGCTTGCCGGCATGGCTGGCCGGGCTGTCCCTGACGGTGGGTGGCATAACGTGGGCGGTGGGCGCATGGCTGGCGGGACGGGGCACGTTGCGGCCGGGACAGTCGCTGCGCTGGGGCGCTGCGTTCATGCTGTTCGGCATGTTGGTTGCCGCGCTGGTGCTCATCCCCGGCTGGCCCGTCTGGATTGCGTGGGTGGGCTGGGCTGCTGCCGGATTCGGCATTGGTGTGGCCTACCCGACGCAGTCGGTGGTGGTGCTGGGCGAATCTGCGCCGAGCGAGCAGGGCGCCAATGCGTCTGCCCTGCAACTGAGCGAGACCCTGTTGACGGCAACCATGCTGGCCGTGGTGGGTGCAGTTTTTGCCGCCCTGCTGGGCCTTGGCGAGGCCGGCTATGCCATGGCATTTGGTGTGGCGTGTGCGCTGGGGCTTGGCACGCTGCTGGTTTCGCGGCGTGCGGCGGCGGGCCAGGCGTAG
- the rpmG gene encoding 50S ribosomal protein L33: MAKDKDVRPIIKLKSTAGTGFTYVTRKNRRNTPDRLVLKKYDPKIRQHVEFREER; this comes from the coding sequence ATGGCAAAAGACAAGGACGTACGTCCGATCATCAAGCTGAAGAGCACCGCGGGTACCGGTTTCACGTACGTGACCCGCAAGAACCGTCGTAACACTCCGGACCGCCTGGTCCTGAAGAAGTACGATCCCAAGATCCGTCAGCACGTTGAATTCCGAGAGGAGCGCTAA
- a CDS encoding ABC transporter ATP-binding protein, whose amino-acid sequence MREKTRTQKPGREDTGTSNFNARGEYGGRGPGRINPADKKQIKLHPVNPKRIAALFAPHKATIAVVVLLISASSLIGLAQPFLVRGIIDEALPHKDLRLLGLLAGAMIAVAAATAVIGVVQTWMTTGMGQKIMHTLRTRLFTHLQKQSLAFFTRTRSGEVQSRLNNDISGMQSVITSTATGIASNVTTAVATAAAMIVLSPQLSLLSLFVIPPAVWFSRRVALLRRDITSTMQAELATMNTYVEEGLSISGVRLAKTLGTTGRDAARYTESSERLIGLELRSQLAGRWRMATMSIIFSAIPALIYFAGGLPGTTLSIGTIVAFTALQSTIFRPIMGLLNLGVQWVSAMALFSRIFEYLDLEPEIKAPARPVALDPETVRGEVRFENVHFAYDGGPDVLRGINLSLPAGSGTAVVGPTGSGKSTLGALLPRLHDATGGRVTIDGVDVRDIAPDVLARIVGVVSQESYLAHASIRENLLLAAPDADDATLWKALASAQIADLVAGLPDGLDTLVGARGHRFSGGEQQRLAIARTILRNPRVLVLDEATSALDNTTEAAVQLALDHLAVGRTTLTIAHRLTTVEDADQLAVLAGGELVEVGTPSNLRSAGGAYAALIAAGEELELAS is encoded by the coding sequence ATGAGGGAGAAAACCCGAACTCAAAAACCTGGCCGTGAAGACACCGGCACTTCTAACTTCAACGCCCGCGGCGAATATGGCGGCCGCGGCCCGGGCCGCATCAATCCGGCCGACAAGAAACAAATCAAGCTGCACCCCGTGAACCCGAAGCGCATCGCCGCCCTGTTCGCACCGCACAAGGCGACCATTGCCGTCGTCGTGCTTCTCATCAGCGCCTCAAGCCTGATCGGCCTGGCGCAGCCGTTCCTGGTCCGCGGCATCATCGACGAAGCGCTGCCCCACAAGGACCTGCGGCTGCTGGGGCTGCTGGCCGGCGCCATGATCGCCGTGGCCGCCGCAACCGCCGTCATCGGCGTGGTCCAGACCTGGATGACCACGGGCATGGGCCAGAAAATCATGCACACGCTGCGCACCCGGCTGTTCACGCACCTGCAGAAGCAGTCGCTCGCGTTCTTCACCAGGACCCGCAGCGGCGAGGTGCAGTCGCGCCTGAACAACGACATCTCCGGCATGCAGTCCGTCATCACCTCAACGGCCACCGGCATCGCATCCAACGTGACCACCGCCGTCGCCACCGCGGCCGCCATGATCGTCCTCTCGCCGCAACTTTCGCTGCTCTCGCTCTTCGTGATCCCGCCCGCCGTCTGGTTCTCCCGCCGCGTGGCCCTGCTGCGCCGCGACATCACCTCAACCATGCAGGCCGAGCTCGCCACCATGAACACCTACGTGGAGGAAGGCCTGAGCATCTCCGGCGTGCGCCTGGCCAAAACCCTCGGCACCACGGGCCGCGACGCCGCCCGCTACACCGAAAGCTCCGAGCGCCTGATCGGCCTGGAACTGCGCTCACAGCTGGCCGGTCGCTGGCGGATGGCCACCATGAGCATCATCTTCTCCGCCATCCCCGCCCTCATCTACTTCGCCGGCGGCCTGCCCGGAACCACCCTGAGCATCGGCACCATCGTCGCGTTCACGGCCCTGCAGTCCACCATCTTCCGGCCCATCATGGGCCTGCTGAACCTCGGCGTGCAGTGGGTCAGCGCCATGGCCCTGTTCTCCCGCATCTTTGAATACCTGGACCTCGAGCCGGAGATCAAGGCCCCTGCCCGCCCGGTTGCGCTGGACCCTGAGACGGTGCGCGGCGAAGTCCGCTTTGAAAACGTCCATTTCGCGTACGACGGCGGCCCTGATGTTTTGCGCGGCATCAACCTTTCGCTTCCGGCCGGCTCGGGCACCGCCGTGGTCGGCCCCACCGGTTCCGGCAAGTCCACGCTGGGTGCCCTGCTTCCTCGGCTGCACGATGCCACCGGCGGCCGGGTCACGATCGACGGCGTGGACGTCCGCGACATAGCGCCGGATGTGCTGGCCCGCATTGTGGGTGTGGTGTCGCAGGAGAGCTACCTGGCCCACGCCTCCATCCGCGAAAACCTGTTGCTGGCCGCGCCGGACGCCGACGATGCCACCCTCTGGAAGGCCCTGGCTTCTGCACAAATCGCAGACCTTGTGGCCGGACTCCCTGACGGGCTGGACACCCTGGTCGGCGCCCGCGGCCACCGCTTCTCCGGCGGCGAGCAGCAGCGCCTTGCCATCGCCCGGACCATCCTGCGCAACCCGCGCGTGCTGGTCCTGGACGAGGCCACCTCCGCACTGGACAACACCACCGAGGCTGCCGTGCAGCTGGCACTGGACCACCTGGCCGTGGGCCGCACCACCCTGACCATCGCCCACCGCCTCACCACGGTGGAGGATGCGGACCAGCTCGCCGTGCTTGCGGGCGGCGAACTCGTGGAGGTGGGAACGCCGTCGAACCTCCGCAGCGCCGGCGGAGCCTACGCTGCGCTCATCGCGGCAGGCGAAGAACTGGAACTGGCTTCCTGA